In Rosa rugosa chromosome 4, drRosRugo1.1, whole genome shotgun sequence, the genomic stretch ATATTAAACATTTGAAAATAGAAAGTTCATTTCTTATGTTTGATATTTCGTAATTGGAGAACATCTTGAGCTAATATGAAGAAAAATTGAATCTCTTTAGCCTCTTATTCTAAACAATTGAGTTTTCATTTTGCAAATAGTACATCCTATTGTTCTAGAATATCCTATTCAATCGGTTCACAAAGTTTAACCACACCAAGTTAGCTAGCTATTTGAGTGCATGTGGTTGATGACTTTAATTATCAACCCATAGCACATGCATATATGCCTTTTCCTTGTATAAAGTATTCGGCCTTTCAGTTCCACAAAAGCTTCCCACAATCCAAAGAATGTTACAAGTCGAGGTACCAAATCACGTTTTCAGTCTAGCTAGGAAGCCGGTAAGAACCAGTAGAACTAGTAAGCACCTGGCAGAGAATATTACAAGTCGATCACCAAATCACGTTTTTGGTTTCGGAAGCCGGTCAGAACCAGTAGAACTAATAAGAACCTGGCCTCTGAGAATGAGCTTGCCTAGATGGTGAGAAAGACGGCTTTCATGAGCCCAAGGCAGGTCATGGAACTCTGACTTAATGTAGGCGGATATATGACCTTTGTTGATTAGGTTACCTTCTTCCTCATTATTCAATGATTCAATCGCTTTCAATATCATCTTCAATCAATCATGCAGCCCATTATTGATTTTGAAAACGAAAGAGGAAACTAGTCTGTTTTCACACAGTTACTTAGTGTGGATTGGCCAAAGAATTGTGTTACCTCAGAGCCCTCAGAGTAAGGTGGGTGATCTGGGGTTTGTTTCGACCTAGCAATTAGTTCTCTGAACCTTCTGATACTGCTACTGGTGGAGTTGCTGCTGCATCCCTCTTGTTCCATATATGTTTCCTCTGCTTTCTTTCTTGATATTGCAGTTGCGATTAAGTTTTTATGTGGAACAGTACTATTAGGGGCTGTTTCTATACGTATAGAGAGAATCATGCATTGAGAGCAGAATTAGGTTCACGAAAGATGTGCTAGGGCTTCAGTTGTTCTGAATTCGCACCCACACGAAACACATTGTATAATTATCTGCAAAGGTTTAATTTGCAGCATGTTTTGTAAATGAATGGCGTTCATTCAGAAACTGCACTAGAAGTACGTAACAGAAGCAAATTAGGGTAACAAAGTAGAAGAAGGTGGGTAGAGGACTAAGATAAATAGTCCTCGCTAGCATCCTTTGCCTCGCTTACATGGACGTTGATGGGCATAGGAATGTATACCGTTAACCTTACTGACCGTGCCCACAATTAGCCTCACTTGCCATCTCTCAGTAGCCTCACTTGTTATTGGAGTTATATATAGTTAAATACAAGATCGTATTTCAAGTTTCATCTAGGTCCTAACCAATCTTCAATTCGTCGCTTCTTTCTATCGGGCTTGTTCTACACCTTGCACAAAAGGCAAATGACGTAAAACAATTATTTGGCATATGAAAAAGTAAAGCAAGTAAATAGGATATGCTTTCAAGACAAATTAAAGCTTCTTAACATATTGTAGCCTCACCAGTTCAGTGGTTCTTGAGGAAGATTACGACTATACAGGggaaattcaaagagaaaagttgCTTTGAACCACGAGGGCAAGTTCTTGTACAGGACCGGGGGCAGCGGAATTAGAGGGCTGAAACAGAAAATGTCGGTCACGGTTACTACAATTCATGCTTAAGAGAAACATGTACCAAAGAGAAGCTAATATTAACCTGGTTGATCTTTTATAGAGCCTATATCCGTCCACATTTCCATACTTCTTATCTGCAGATTCCTGTTATTGTTCAAGCATACAGCATTAGTAAGTCTTTTTCAGTAACATTAGTTTTGCAATAAACTCAGAAGAAATAACAAACCTCTAGCAATGGTATGCCACTGAGGAAAAGAAGTAACAACGTGAGAAAGATCGGTCCAAGAATTACCAGCCACTCTGCACCATCCAATACAGGTGTGGAAGCCACAAATACTCCCCACCAAAGGAATATCTGAGCACAAAATTTATCAACGTTATCTTTGACAGCATGAAACCAAAGAAACTAATAAGTTACAATTTGTTGGATGAATAATTTTTCCACAATTCCAAATTCTGTGATTCTCGTATATTCTTAGTTTGTAAGTATGCGAGGCATACAATGCAAGCCACATGAAGAAAGATTCAGTTGACATAAACCAATCAGTTACAACCTATGGATACCTCAAAAATATGTTGTCATATTCAGGTTCTGAACTTTAATAAGGTTTGCATGTTTAATGATGGCATATAAACACAGAACTGCCATGGAAACACTAAGCAAGTGAAACTATAACCATCCACAAAAGAATCATCAGTTTCTATATACATGCATGTGGAAGAAGTTCATGTTGTCATATTCAGGGTACTAAAATGTATAATGCAAGAGCTGTATACAATTGAAGTAACATTAAACGGAAAGTGTAGCATCAGTTCCAAAATAGTGGCATTAACTGACATCAGAATACTAACCTCACCAAAATAATTTGGATGCCTAGTGTATTTCCATAGTCCAACATTGCACCACTTTCCCCTATTTTGAGGAGAATTTTTGAACACCAGCTTTTGCTGATCAGCTGTAGCTTCAACCAAAAAACCAATAGACCACATAATCCATCCAATAAAGTCTGCAGCTTGAAGAGATGGTGTTTTGTTGCTTGAATTAACCACTGTTACAGGTAAACTCACAGTCCATACCCAGACAGCCTGCACAACAAGTCGACTAGTTCAAGAATCAAATCCCTCATAGGAAATGCAAGACACAACTATGTTTATTAAACCCTGGAATAAAAGAGAGCTACAAAACCTGAAATATCCAGAATACTGCCAGTTTTCCAAGATTAGCTCGCATTTCATCAAAACGTCGATCCTCCCCCCATTGCAAAATTCTGATCACCAAACatttttaaaatgaaaaattgCACGCACATGCTAATCCTTCAATGAGATGTATTCTTTTATATCAAATGCTTATTGATTCTACCTCATCAGGAGAAACAGTCCCAGACGAAGACCCCATATTACCACAAGCAAACTCAACACTATCTGAGATGAAAAACGAATAGAACTGCAAAGTCAATACTGTGATATCTCAGGTATACTAAAGCAACAGCTGAAGGTAGCAATCTCACCAGCTTCTACAGTGACTATGTAGCATAATTTATATCTCTACACACATGAAATTGCTCCTTCTTTTACCAAATAAAACATTAAACACTGGAAATACTTTGATGCAGAAAAAATAGTACCTGTCTGAAATGCCATGAGCCCTTGACAACCAGAGTGAGTATTGCAAGTATAACAAAATTGGTACTTCCTGCAAGAACAAACATGAAATTTGCATAAAAAAATGCATCCTTTCTTGACAAACAAACAATCCAATCATTTGCTAATTAGTACTGGTATGTCTCTATTTCGTTTTTCACTTTGAACCCGGTATGAAATTGATTTGACCAAttctcacccaaaaaaaaaaaaacttgttctTTCTAAAGAATCTAAACTTTCTCAGCAAATAAACAACGAAACTTTCAAGAAATGAGTATTACCGGCAAAGTCAGTGACTTTATCGAACTTGAGAAGCGCAGTGATTACGAAGAACAACGACTGATATGCCACCTTCAACAAAACAACACCAAATTTCAGATATTTGGTGACAGAAAATGAAACCCATTACAGAAATAAACATAACTTACAGTGACAATGGCAGTGAGAGCCAAGAGATGGGAGTCCAAAACTGTTCCCATGAAAGCGTTCTGGGTTTTGCTGAGAATTCAAAGTGTTATGGGCTCTGGAAAATTGTCTTATGGAGTAGTATAGACTCTACTGTGTGGCTGCAATTTTAACACCGTTACTTACAACGACCAGATCCTCGTGCCTGTGGGCCCCTTGCGTAAGGATGAAGGGAGGagctaagagcaagttcacccgttgggtcaccaggtcacccactattcactgctttttagtgttaatttcaccctctgggtcacgagcatagtgtatttcgtgccctgggtcaccctgtacagtgttctgg encodes the following:
- the LOC133743676 gene encoding uncharacterized protein LOC133743676 isoform X1 is translated as MGTVLDSHLLALTAIVTVAYQSLFFVITALLKFDKVTDFAGSTNFVILAILTLVVKGSWHFRQIVLSLLVVIWGLRLGLFLLMRILQWGEDRRFDEMRANLGKLAVFWIFQAVWVWTVSLPVTVVNSSNKTPSLQAADFIGWIMWSIGFLVEATADQQKLVFKNSPQNRGKWCNVGLWKYTRHPNYFGEIFLWWGVFVASTPVLDGAEWLVILGPIFLTLLLLFLSGIPLLEESADKKYGNVDGYRLYKRSTSPLIPLPPVLYKNLPSWFKATFLFEFPLYSRNLPQEPLNWCRTSPIERSDELKIG
- the LOC133743676 gene encoding uncharacterized protein LOC133743676 isoform X2 → MGTVLDSHLLALTAIVTVAYQSLFFVITALLKFDKVTDFAGSTNFVILAILTLVVKGSWHFRQIVLSLLVVIWGLRLGLFLLMRILQWGEDRRFDEMRANLGKLAVFWIFQAVWVWTVSLPVTVVNSSNKTPSLQAADFIGWIMWSIGFLVEATADQQKLVFKNSPQNRGKWCNVGLWKYTRHPNYFGEIFLWWGVFVASTPVLDGAEWLVILGPIFLTLLLLFLSGIPLLEESADKKYGNVDGYRLYKRSTSPLIPLPPVLYKNLPSWFKATFLFEFPLYSRNLPQEPLN
- the LOC133743676 gene encoding uncharacterized protein LOC133743676 isoform X3, translated to MGTVLDSHLLALTAIVTVAYQSLFFVITALLKFDKVTDFAGSTNFVILAILTLVVKGSWHFRQIVLSLLVVIWGLRLGLFLLMRILQWGEDRRFDEMRANLGKLAVFWIFQAVWVWTVSLPVTVVNSSNKTPSLQAADFIGWIMWSIGFLVEATADQQKLVFKNSPQNRGKWCNVGLWKYTRHPNYFGEIFLWWGVFVASTPVLDGAEWLESADKKYGNVDGYRLYKRSTSPLIPLPPVLYKNLPSWFKATFLFEFPLYSRNLPQEPLNWCRTSPIERSDELKIG